Proteins from a genomic interval of Actinoalloteichus hymeniacidonis:
- a CDS encoding serine hydrolase domain-containing protein, which produces MDLTQLPALVAYLAERHRVPGAQLVVRRGEELRTTEFGVETVGSRRAVVADSAFPLGSLTKPFTATLAMLLVADGDIDLDDTLPGLTLPGVTLRRVLAHTGGLVSSVTVDNVESGSRTRWLAVDRTANALANPPGTAFSYSNLGYLLIGHLIEEHTGMPWWEAVTDILLRPDGIRPAFVVGPADQRTDRNPITGHAVRASGGSPLPIADQPLPLVEEPAGALALSAADLVAFASAHLPGAHSPIGERTARWMREDQTEGLRVGPFGMADGWSLGWSIYSRGGHTWYGHDGTGGGTSCHLRFHPDSATAIGFTANANTGLAMWEELVEELRKAGLDVGSHSYSTLPDPGAPVPAPPECLGRYVNGDTEFVLDTAADGELRLCVGGAPYARLTCYDGLLFTMREIDGGGMVHTGRFVPGEDSETVVALQISGRLARRHG; this is translated from the coding sequence GTGGACCTGACCCAGTTACCGGCCTTGGTGGCCTACCTGGCCGAACGGCATCGGGTGCCGGGCGCGCAGCTCGTCGTGCGACGGGGCGAGGAGCTGCGCACCACGGAGTTCGGTGTCGAGACCGTGGGCAGTCGCCGGGCGGTGGTCGCCGACTCGGCGTTCCCGCTCGGCTCGCTGACCAAGCCCTTCACCGCGACCCTGGCCATGCTGCTGGTGGCCGATGGCGATATCGACCTCGACGACACCCTGCCCGGTCTGACGCTGCCCGGCGTGACCCTGCGCCGGGTGCTTGCCCACACCGGGGGACTGGTGTCCTCGGTGACCGTCGACAACGTCGAGTCGGGCTCGCGCACGCGCTGGCTCGCCGTGGACCGCACGGCGAACGCCCTGGCGAATCCGCCGGGCACCGCCTTCTCCTACTCCAACCTCGGCTATCTCCTCATCGGCCACCTCATCGAGGAGCACACCGGAATGCCCTGGTGGGAGGCGGTCACCGACATCCTGTTGCGGCCCGACGGAATCCGACCTGCTTTCGTGGTCGGCCCGGCCGATCAACGGACGGACCGCAACCCGATCACCGGGCACGCCGTGCGCGCCTCGGGCGGCTCGCCACTGCCGATCGCCGACCAGCCACTGCCACTCGTGGAGGAACCCGCGGGCGCACTCGCCCTGAGCGCCGCCGACCTCGTGGCCTTCGCCTCGGCACACCTACCCGGGGCTCACTCTCCGATCGGGGAACGGACCGCGCGTTGGATGCGCGAGGACCAGACCGAGGGCCTGCGTGTCGGGCCCTTCGGCATGGCCGACGGCTGGAGCCTCGGCTGGTCGATCTACTCCCGGGGCGGCCACACCTGGTACGGCCATGACGGTACCGGGGGCGGCACCTCCTGCCACCTGCGCTTCCACCCGGACAGCGCGACGGCGATCGGCTTCACGGCCAACGCCAACACCGGACTGGCGATGTGGGAGGAACTGGTCGAGGAACTCCGCAAGGCCGGACTCGACGTCGGCAGCCACTCCTACTCCACCCTGCCCGATCCCGGGGCACCGGTGCCCGCCCCACCGGAGTGCCTCGGCCGGTATGTCAACGGTGACACGGAGTTCGTGCTCGACACCGCAGCCGACGGCGAGCTGCGGTTATGCGTCGGCGGCGCACCGTATGCGCGGCTGACCTGCTACGACGGTCTGCTGTTCACCATGCGCGAGATCGACGGCGGCGGCATGGTCCACACCGGACGATTCGTGCCGGGCGAGGACTCCGAGACCGTGGTGGCGCTCCAGATCTCCGGAAGGTTGGCGCGACGCCATGGTTGA
- a CDS encoding branched-chain amino acid aminotransferase, translating to MTQTRSTDHRGHSATENAPVFTRRTVPAANRIPAAQRSQRMRQPGFGRVLTEHMVTIRWSADLGWHDARLDPYQDLRLDPASVGLHHGQIVFEGLKAYSQPDGGVGVFRPDLASERLRRSARRLAMPELPESLFLAAITELVGADRDWVPATVGSSLYLRPVLLATESDLGLRPAREYLFLLIAFVTDNFFPGEVSPLTVWVSGDYVRAAPGGTGEAKTPGNYAGSLLPAQEAKARGCDQVVWLDAVERRWIEELGGMNLFFVYGPPDSPRLITPPLGGTILPGVTRDALITLARGSGYAVDEQPLSITEWRSAAEDGSMAETFACGTAAVVAPVGTVRSTEGEWQVGGGVSGPVTLGLRRALVDIQHGLSPDHHGWVFPVR from the coding sequence ATGACGCAGACTCGGTCGACCGACCATCGTGGGCACAGCGCAACCGAGAACGCGCCGGTATTCACCCGGAGGACCGTGCCCGCCGCCAATCGGATTCCCGCCGCCCAACGCAGCCAACGCATGCGGCAGCCCGGTTTCGGGCGGGTGCTGACCGAGCACATGGTCACCATCCGCTGGTCGGCGGACCTGGGGTGGCATGACGCCCGGCTCGATCCGTACCAGGACCTCCGCTTGGACCCGGCTTCGGTCGGCCTGCATCACGGGCAGATCGTCTTCGAGGGGCTGAAGGCGTACTCGCAACCCGATGGCGGTGTCGGGGTGTTCCGTCCCGACCTGGCCTCGGAACGGCTGCGGCGCTCCGCTCGCAGGCTGGCCATGCCGGAGTTGCCGGAATCGTTGTTCCTCGCCGCCATCACCGAACTCGTCGGCGCCGACCGCGACTGGGTGCCGGCCACGGTGGGCAGCAGCCTCTACCTGCGGCCGGTGCTGTTGGCGACGGAGTCCGATCTGGGTCTGCGGCCTGCCAGGGAGTATCTGTTCCTGCTGATCGCGTTCGTGACGGACAACTTCTTCCCCGGCGAGGTCTCCCCGCTGACCGTGTGGGTCAGTGGGGACTACGTGCGTGCCGCGCCCGGTGGCACCGGTGAGGCCAAGACCCCCGGCAACTACGCGGGGAGTCTGCTGCCCGCGCAGGAGGCCAAGGCCCGTGGTTGCGACCAGGTGGTGTGGTTGGACGCGGTGGAACGGCGGTGGATCGAGGAACTGGGCGGGATGAACCTGTTCTTCGTCTACGGGCCGCCGGATTCACCGAGGCTGATCACGCCGCCACTGGGCGGCACGATCCTGCCGGGCGTGACCCGAGACGCACTGATCACGTTGGCCCGCGGCTCGGGCTACGCGGTCGACGAACAACCGTTGAGCATCACCGAGTGGCGTAGCGCCGCCGAGGACGGCTCGATGGCGGAGACCTTCGCCTGCGGCACCGCCGCCGTGGTCGCCCCGGTGGGCACGGTGCGCTCCACCGAGGGCGAGTGGCAGGTGGGCGGCGGCGTATCGGGCCCGGTGACGCTGGGGCTACGTCGCGCGCTGGTCGACATCCAACACGGGCTCAGCCCCGACCACCACGGATGGGTGTTCCCCGTTCGATAA
- a CDS encoding aminotransferase-like domain-containing protein has translation MTTGLPMGADPADDRAAAAPSTEPSSTAGPLSHRRRWQLGVVQSMGPPELIDLVPGYLDPDLLPVDLLRGAYRDALAEFGSAALSYGDNQGAVEFREVMASLVSPACGPEHVLSTAGTSHALHLIATGLADPGDVVLVEQTGYDLGRGILADCGLRLREVPTDDDGLDPAALRSSVLEARSGGQRVAFVLVTPTFHNPTGRVMSLERRRELIAVAHHLGVLVVEDDAYADLGLTEPTLRPPTLLEMAGFTGVIALRTFSKTLGPGLRLGCMVAEQSLVQRLVSHGYFVSGGAPNHTTSLAITRLISDGDYHRHLEWLRTRLRTRRDALLGALRDGLGTDPVLRFTTPAGGYFLWAWSRGDHRETDLLAAAARAGVAVAEGSRFGTTSAPSARLAYSFNSPSRLADAGARLAEALTLEQNR, from the coding sequence ATGACCACCGGCCTGCCGATGGGCGCCGACCCGGCGGATGACCGGGCGGCGGCCGCGCCCTCGACCGAGCCGTCCTCCACCGCGGGACCGCTGTCGCACCGCCGCCGCTGGCAGCTCGGGGTGGTGCAGTCGATGGGGCCGCCCGAGCTGATCGATCTCGTCCCCGGCTATCTGGACCCCGATCTGTTGCCGGTGGACCTGCTGCGAGGTGCGTACCGCGATGCTCTAGCCGAATTCGGTTCCGCAGCGCTGAGCTACGGAGACAACCAGGGCGCCGTGGAATTCCGAGAGGTCATGGCATCCCTGGTGAGCCCCGCCTGTGGACCGGAACACGTGCTGTCCACGGCGGGCACCTCACACGCGTTGCACCTGATCGCCACGGGACTCGCCGACCCCGGCGATGTGGTGTTGGTCGAGCAGACCGGTTACGACCTCGGCCGGGGCATCCTCGCCGACTGCGGGCTCCGGCTGCGCGAGGTACCGACGGATGACGACGGTCTGGACCCGGCGGCCTTGCGATCCTCGGTGCTCGAAGCACGCTCCGGTGGGCAGCGGGTCGCCTTCGTACTGGTCACCCCCACCTTCCACAACCCGACCGGGCGAGTCATGTCACTCGAACGCCGACGAGAACTGATTGCCGTGGCACATCACCTCGGGGTGCTGGTGGTCGAGGACGACGCCTACGCGGATCTAGGCCTGACCGAGCCGACGTTGCGGCCGCCGACCCTGCTGGAGATGGCGGGTTTCACCGGCGTCATCGCGCTGCGGACCTTCTCGAAGACCCTCGGGCCGGGCCTGCGGCTGGGCTGCATGGTCGCCGAGCAGTCCCTGGTGCAACGCCTGGTCTCACACGGGTACTTCGTCAGCGGTGGCGCACCCAACCACACCACCTCGCTGGCGATCACCCGGCTGATCAGCGACGGCGACTACCACCGACATCTCGAGTGGCTGCGCACCCGACTGCGGACCCGGCGGGACGCACTGCTCGGGGCGCTGCGCGACGGGCTCGGCACCGATCCCGTCCTGCGGTTCACCACCCCGGCAGGCGGTTATTTCCTCTGGGCGTGGAGCCGAGGCGACCACCGGGAGACCGATCTGCTGGCCGCCGCCGCCCGCGCGGGGGTGGCCGTCGCCGAGGGATCCCGCTTCGGCACCACGTCCGCGCCGAGCGCCCGACTGGCCTACAGCTTCAATTCGCCGAGCCGGCTGGCCGACGCAGGCGCCAGGCTGGCCGAGGCCCTGACTCTGGAGCAGAACCGATGA
- a CDS encoding class I SAM-dependent methyltransferase, giving the protein MTIRDRETVLDTDVREVVADAAGAAALLEIGDRLGLVPHIENGQAVTVAGLAEETLVPPEGVAKYLEAMTSAGIMSESTELPGTFTVADDFDQIRYESGYLSWALNANRPFVNNALEFLRDPRAAGKRHTRDGRQVAVASEWMGSKAFYPVALETILKARPSHVVDLGAGTARLLIEILGQLPETTAVALDLDGPSCKEAQAAAERAGMSDRLTVVERSIQSVAEDAGPVAGADVVHAGFVFHDMMPEEEDVADGVLANCRDALRPGGIMAITEAVPFVQNVRERRFSAIVTYYHQQFMRRRLLTEQEWTAKLLQAGFSEVECVPHRFPTGRLFIAKKK; this is encoded by the coding sequence ATGACGATCCGCGACAGGGAAACGGTTCTGGACACCGACGTCCGAGAGGTGGTCGCCGATGCGGCGGGCGCCGCTGCACTGCTGGAGATCGGGGATCGACTCGGCCTGGTGCCCCATATCGAGAATGGGCAGGCGGTGACCGTCGCCGGCCTCGCCGAGGAGACCCTGGTGCCCCCGGAGGGCGTGGCGAAATACCTGGAGGCGATGACCTCCGCCGGGATCATGTCGGAGTCGACCGAGTTGCCCGGCACGTTCACCGTCGCCGACGACTTCGACCAGATCCGGTACGAGTCCGGGTATCTCTCCTGGGCACTCAACGCCAACCGTCCGTTCGTCAACAACGCACTCGAGTTCCTGCGCGATCCCCGTGCGGCGGGCAAGCGGCACACCCGGGACGGCAGGCAGGTCGCGGTCGCCTCGGAGTGGATGGGTTCCAAGGCGTTCTACCCGGTGGCGTTGGAGACCATCCTGAAGGCGCGGCCGTCCCACGTCGTCGACCTCGGCGCGGGCACCGCTCGGTTGCTCATCGAGATCCTGGGGCAGCTTCCGGAGACCACCGCGGTGGCCTTGGATCTGGACGGACCCTCCTGCAAGGAGGCGCAGGCCGCCGCCGAGCGCGCCGGGATGTCCGACCGACTGACCGTGGTGGAGCGGTCGATCCAGTCGGTGGCCGAGGACGCAGGCCCGGTCGCCGGGGCCGACGTGGTGCACGCCGGTTTCGTCTTCCACGACATGATGCCGGAGGAGGAGGACGTCGCCGACGGTGTGTTGGCCAACTGCCGCGATGCGTTGCGGCCCGGCGGGATCATGGCGATCACCGAGGCGGTCCCGTTCGTGCAGAACGTCCGAGAGCGGCGGTTCAGCGCCATCGTGACCTACTACCACCAGCAGTTCATGCGGCGCAGGCTGCTCACCGAGCAGGAGTGGACCGCCAAGCTGCTGCAGGCGGGATTCTCCGAGGTGGAGTGTGTGCCGCACCGCTTCCCGACCGGCAGGTTGTTCATCGCCAAGAAGAAGTGA
- a CDS encoding MFS transporter, which produces MVEPVREASTEADPAATAESTSTAAATPPSEAPPLPLSRNRNYHILWSSLLLSELSSAIVAIGLPLLILAVSGSAFQLGLVSSVLATARMLANVPAGVIADRWDRKKVMLWCQGLRALAMGALAATLLGGAYSLPLVLAVAVIEGVVGSVFAPAEDAALPRVVHRSQLSTAIARNTARPHIANLLGPAATGFVFGFHEMLPFALTVVLLTGSFVALVFLVLPRSKRTTPDAGSTADSPPAEPDRTGVRREVADGFRWALGNRAVLTTLVWLVFNQLCFGALVIVVLAASGEGDVAPGEVGLMMAFFGGGGILGASMASRVLPLLPSSVIVIGFSWVGAVLTAVMALVPPGLPLGLVLGATAFFVPLAATTIMTYQMLVTPDELRGRLSGIVGVCVGGANALGPMLGAMLIGFGGNSANALLLCGGALAVVALVSTFSPDLRRFPTLPTLDKPGRTGD; this is translated from the coding sequence ATGGTTGAACCGGTTCGCGAGGCGAGTACCGAGGCCGATCCGGCTGCCACCGCCGAGTCCACCAGTACCGCAGCGGCGACACCGCCGTCCGAGGCGCCGCCGCTGCCGCTGTCCCGGAATCGCAACTACCACATCCTGTGGTCGAGCCTGTTGCTCTCGGAACTCAGCAGCGCCATCGTCGCGATCGGACTGCCGCTGCTGATCCTGGCCGTGTCCGGATCGGCGTTCCAACTGGGCTTGGTCTCGTCGGTGTTGGCCACCGCGCGCATGCTGGCCAACGTCCCGGCCGGTGTGATCGCCGACCGCTGGGACCGCAAGAAGGTGATGCTGTGGTGTCAGGGGTTACGTGCGCTCGCGATGGGCGCACTCGCCGCGACACTGCTCGGCGGTGCCTATTCGCTGCCGTTGGTCCTGGCGGTCGCCGTGATCGAGGGAGTCGTCGGTTCGGTCTTCGCACCCGCCGAGGACGCCGCACTGCCCCGAGTGGTGCACCGATCGCAGCTCTCCACCGCGATCGCCCGCAACACCGCGCGCCCGCATATCGCGAACCTGCTGGGTCCGGCCGCCACCGGATTCGTGTTCGGCTTCCACGAGATGCTGCCCTTCGCGCTGACCGTGGTGCTGTTGACCGGTTCCTTCGTGGCACTGGTCTTCCTCGTCCTGCCGCGATCGAAGCGCACCACACCCGACGCCGGTTCGACTGCGGATTCGCCGCCCGCCGAACCCGACCGGACCGGCGTGCGGCGGGAGGTCGCCGACGGATTCCGTTGGGCACTGGGCAACCGCGCGGTGTTGACCACGCTGGTGTGGCTGGTGTTCAACCAACTCTGCTTCGGTGCGCTGGTGATCGTGGTGCTCGCGGCCTCCGGCGAGGGTGACGTGGCACCCGGCGAGGTCGGCCTGATGATGGCCTTCTTCGGCGGCGGCGGAATCCTCGGCGCGAGCATGGCCTCCCGGGTGCTCCCGCTGTTGCCGTCCTCGGTGATCGTGATCGGCTTCTCCTGGGTGGGCGCCGTGCTGACCGCGGTGATGGCGCTCGTACCGCCGGGCCTGCCCTTGGGGCTGGTGCTCGGGGCGACCGCGTTCTTCGTTCCGCTGGCGGCCACCACGATCATGACCTACCAGATGCTGGTCACCCCGGACGAGCTGCGCGGCCGTCTCAGCGGCATCGTCGGCGTCTGCGTCGGCGGCGCCAACGCCCTCGGCCCGATGCTGGGCGCGATGCTGATCGGCTTCGGCGGCAACAGCGCCAACGCGTTGTTGCTGTGTGGCGGTGCGCTCGCGGTGGTCGCGCTGGTCAGCACCTTCAGCCCGGACCTGCGCCGCTTCCCCACGCTGCCCACTCTCGACAAGCCGGGGCGAACCGGCGACTGA
- the mppP gene encoding enduracididine biosynthesis enzyme MppP: MTTHATSSDRSLGNLTQFEYLALNNPLNLADGHARQELTPGQAGIIDELPALWADSVKRPVEEVEAAAHRAYFELLGQRDYRAADSQVLSCYSSSVAMEIFARSLATVTDSIMLVHPTFDNIPDILRGVGLRLVPLEEEPLHAGTIDREQLRSVGCVFVTTPNNPTGRVLSQQRLAELAALCAELDVLLTLDTSFRGFDPAAHYDHYAVLNASGCRWVVIEDTGKLWPTLELKIGWLVSSAHAGLPLARIYSDILLGVSPLVLSMVRRFSEDAAGGGLADLHRFIAGNRAQLRGALAGLPEVRIIDPDSKASVERIDLGKRSALDVWAALRDQNVFALPCQKFHWARPDEGDHSLRIALARPTATVAALTKALRSVLLDSR, encoded by the coding sequence ATGACGACGCACGCGACATCGTCTGATCGCAGTCTCGGAAATCTCACCCAATTCGAGTATCTGGCATTGAACAATCCGCTCAATCTGGCCGATGGGCACGCCCGCCAGGAACTCACCCCCGGACAGGCCGGGATCATCGACGAACTCCCGGCGCTCTGGGCGGATTCGGTGAAACGTCCGGTGGAGGAGGTGGAGGCCGCCGCGCACCGCGCCTACTTCGAACTGCTCGGCCAGCGCGACTACCGGGCGGCCGACAGCCAGGTGCTCAGCTGCTACTCCTCGTCGGTGGCGATGGAGATCTTCGCCAGATCGCTGGCCACCGTCACCGACTCGATCATGCTGGTCCACCCGACCTTCGACAACATCCCCGACATCCTGCGCGGTGTCGGCCTGCGATTGGTGCCGCTGGAGGAGGAACCACTGCACGCGGGCACCATCGACCGCGAACAGCTGCGGTCCGTCGGCTGCGTCTTCGTCACCACCCCGAACAACCCGACCGGCCGAGTGCTGTCCCAACAGCGCCTCGCCGAACTCGCCGCGCTGTGTGCCGAGCTCGACGTCCTGCTCACCCTGGACACCTCGTTCCGGGGTTTCGACCCGGCCGCGCACTACGACCACTACGCGGTGCTCAACGCCAGTGGCTGCCGCTGGGTCGTCATCGAGGACACCGGGAAACTGTGGCCCACCCTGGAACTGAAGATCGGTTGGCTGGTGTCCTCCGCGCACGCCGGACTGCCGTTGGCCAGGATCTACTCCGACATCCTGCTCGGCGTGTCACCGCTGGTGCTGTCCATGGTCCGCCGGTTCTCCGAGGACGCCGCCGGCGGTGGCCTGGCCGATCTGCACCGCTTCATCGCGGGAAACCGGGCCCAGTTGCGCGGCGCGCTGGCGGGGCTGCCCGAGGTGCGGATCATCGATCCCGATTCCAAGGCCAGCGTCGAGCGGATCGACCTCGGCAAGCGGTCGGCCCTGGACGTGTGGGCGGCGCTGCGCGATCAGAACGTGTTCGCCCTGCCGTGCCAGAAATTCCACTGGGCCCGACCCGATGAGGGCGATCACAGCCTGCGGATCGCGCTGGCCAGGCCCACCGCCACGGTCGCCGCGCTGACCAAGGCGCTGCGCTCCGTGCTTCTCGACTCCCGATGA
- the mppR gene encoding enduracididine biosynthesis enzyme MppR encodes MSDPNHGPTGYSLPLSPTGASAMLTPPPWHFAGEVVMVDYRVDPDRAARFLPPGLDLGPDPGAAAAVFADWQWCSDDGAELTDPQRCQFGEFLILLGCSAGDRVMARCPYAWVDSAVPMLRGWVQGMPKQFGEIHQTRTRSVGRAGPRFATNGRYDGTLSVRGKRIVEASVTLSERLDEPPWLHTVPLVHTRTFPGWVSDTPPVEELVTSQVTGVEFSEILAGEATLDFGAALDDDFAGLAPVSVGRGYVFGYAETLCGGALLAPPTASPPVAVGMTG; translated from the coding sequence ATGAGCGACCCGAACCATGGACCCACCGGATACAGTCTGCCGCTCTCGCCGACGGGAGCCTCCGCGATGCTCACCCCGCCACCGTGGCATTTCGCGGGCGAGGTGGTGATGGTCGACTACCGCGTCGACCCGGACCGGGCGGCCCGATTCCTGCCGCCCGGCCTGGACCTGGGCCCGGATCCGGGCGCGGCGGCGGCGGTGTTCGCCGACTGGCAGTGGTGTTCGGACGACGGAGCCGAGCTGACGGACCCACAGCGTTGCCAGTTCGGCGAATTCCTCATCCTGCTGGGCTGTTCGGCAGGCGATCGGGTGATGGCGCGCTGCCCGTACGCCTGGGTGGACAGCGCGGTGCCGATGCTGCGCGGCTGGGTGCAGGGCATGCCCAAGCAGTTCGGCGAGATCCACCAGACCCGAACCCGGTCGGTGGGCCGGGCCGGACCCCGGTTCGCCACCAACGGTCGCTACGACGGCACTCTCTCGGTGCGGGGCAAGCGCATCGTCGAGGCGTCGGTGACGCTGTCCGAACGACTCGACGAACCACCGTGGCTGCACACCGTGCCACTCGTGCACACCAGGACCTTCCCTGGCTGGGTATCGGATACCCCTCCCGTGGAGGAACTGGTCACCTCGCAGGTGACCGGCGTGGAGTTCTCCGAGATCCTCGCAGGCGAGGCCACCCTGGACTTCGGGGCGGCGTTGGACGACGACTTCGCCGGTCTCGCCCCGGTGTCCGTCGGAAGGGGATACGTCTTCGGCTATGCCGAGACGCTGTGCGGCGGCGCGTTGTTGGCGCCGCCCACCGCGTCGCCGCCCGTCGCGGTCGGGATGACCGGCTGA
- a CDS encoding cytochrome P450 yields MTNHHAVRGETASMIDLADPDTFLANDLTDFWRHLRHEQPVYRHPGTAQTGGFWVLSRHADLLAVYRDTEHFTSERGNMLDTLLHGGDSASGRMLVVTDGPRHRELRRVLLRAFAPRALRVVVERLQASVRRLVLDAARAGSVDFAADVASAIPLATICDLLAVPDVDRARILEWTSAAHGSENWLAVNEILTYFAGLARQRRDTPHSDVISLLATSEVDGKLLEEDEIILNCYSLILGGNETTRLSMIGGVLAFIENPEQWAALRDGLVEVDSAVEEVLRWTSPTMYMGRSVKSDVVLHDTEIKAGDVVTLWNIAANHDEAVFDQPERFDLARTPNNHLTFGHGQHFCLGAYLTRIELSTLFEVLRTAVADIALQGTPVRIHSTMLTGYSSLPVSLRPNPEGAARLAAPTTSD; encoded by the coding sequence ATGACGAATCACCATGCGGTTCGCGGGGAAACAGCGTCGATGATCGATCTGGCGGACCCCGACACGTTCCTGGCCAACGACCTCACCGACTTCTGGCGGCACCTACGCCACGAGCAACCGGTGTATCGGCATCCGGGCACCGCGCAGACAGGCGGGTTCTGGGTGTTGAGCCGACACGCCGACCTGCTCGCGGTCTACCGCGACACCGAGCACTTCACCTCGGAGCGGGGCAACATGCTCGACACCCTGCTGCATGGCGGCGACTCGGCCTCCGGCCGAATGCTGGTGGTGACCGACGGACCACGACACCGCGAGCTTCGACGGGTACTGCTGCGGGCCTTCGCTCCCCGTGCCCTGCGCGTGGTGGTCGAACGCCTGCAGGCCTCGGTGCGCCGCCTGGTGCTCGACGCCGCGCGAGCGGGCAGCGTCGACTTCGCCGCCGACGTGGCCTCGGCCATTCCGCTGGCGACCATCTGCGATCTGCTCGCGGTGCCCGACGTCGACCGCGCCCGCATCCTCGAATGGACCTCGGCCGCCCACGGTTCGGAGAACTGGCTCGCCGTGAACGAGATCCTCACCTATTTCGCCGGGCTGGCCAGGCAGCGTCGGGACACCCCGCACTCCGACGTCATCAGCCTGCTGGCCACCAGCGAGGTCGACGGGAAACTGCTGGAAGAGGACGAGATCATCCTCAACTGCTACAGCCTGATCCTGGGCGGCAACGAGACCACCCGACTGTCGATGATCGGCGGGGTGCTCGCGTTCATCGAGAACCCCGAGCAGTGGGCGGCGTTGCGCGATGGTCTGGTCGAGGTCGACAGCGCCGTCGAGGAGGTGCTGCGTTGGACCTCCCCGACGATGTACATGGGCCGCAGCGTGAAGTCCGATGTGGTCCTGCACGACACCGAGATCAAGGCCGGTGACGTGGTGACGCTGTGGAACATCGCCGCCAACCACGACGAAGCGGTATTCGACCAGCCGGAGCGCTTCGACCTGGCCCGCACCCCGAACAACCACCTGACCTTCGGGCACGGCCAGCACTTCTGCCTCGGGGCCTATCTGACCAGGATCGAGTTGAGCACCCTGTTCGAGGTGCTGCGCACGGCGGTCGCCGACATCGCGCTGCAGGGCACACCCGTGCGCATCCACTCCACGATGCTCACCGGCTACAGCAGCCTGCCCGTCTCGCTGCGTCCGAACCCCGAGGGCGCGGCCCGACTGGCCGCGCCCACCACCTCGGACTGA